One window from the genome of Oreochromis niloticus isolate F11D_XX linkage group LG20, O_niloticus_UMD_NMBU, whole genome shotgun sequence encodes:
- the LOC100702507 gene encoding collagen alpha-1(II) chain isoform X1 has product MFSFVDSRTVLLLVASQVVLLSVVRCQEEDDQESGGCIQDGQLYNDKDVWKPEPCRICVCDSGAVLCDEIICEEIKECANPIIPSGECCPICPADTSAPFETIGAKGQKGEPGDIADVVGPRGPPGPMGPPGEQGPRGEAGAKGDKGNPGPRGRDGEPGTPGNPGPPGPPGPPGLGGNFAAQMAQGFDEKAGGAQMGVMQGPMGPMGPRGPPGPSGAPGPQGFQGPPGEAGEPGPAGPMGPRGPPGPSGKPGSDGESGKPGKPGERGPAGPQGARGFPGTPGLPGIKGHRGHPGLDGAKGETGAAGAKGEAGAPGENGAPGSMGPRGLPGERGRPGAAGAAGARGNDGLPGPAGPPGPVGPAGAPGFPGSPGAKGEAGPTGGRGSEGPQGPRGEAGTPGSPGPAGASGNPGTDGIPGAKGSAGAPGIAGAPGFPGPRGPPGPQGATGPLGPKGQAGDPGLPGFKGEAGPKGELGPIGPLGPPGPPGEEGKRGARGEPGGAGPIGPPGERGAPGNRGFPGQDGLAGAKGVPGDRGVPGAPGAKGATGEPGRTGESGLPGARGLTGRPGDAGPQGKVGPAGTPGDDGRPGPPGPQGARGQPGVMGFPGPKGANGEPGKPGEKGLVGRPGLRGLPGKDGETGPAGPNGPAGPAGERGEQGPPGPPGFQGLPGPSGAPGEAGKPGEPGLPGEGGAPGAVGPRGERGFPGERGGAGPQGLQGPRGLPGTPGSDGPKGAIGPAGSPGTQGPPGLQGMPGERGAAGITGPKGDRGDNGAKGTEGAPGKDGARGLTGPIGPPGPAGPNGAKGETGPTGPVGVTGARGAPGDRGEVGPPGPAGFAGPPGADGQPGAKGELGERGLKGESGSPGPQGPSGAPGPVGPTGVPGSKGARGAQGPPGTTGFPGAAGRVGLPGPNGNPGPVGPPGPGGKDGPKGVRGDAGPPGRPGDAGLRGPPGLQGEKGEPGEEGKPGAEGPSGPQGLAGSRGIVGLPGQRGERGFPGLPGPSGEPGKQGAPGSGGDRGPPGPVGPPGLSGPAGEPGREGTPGSDGPPGRDGSPGLKGERGNTGPAGAPGAPGRPGPPGPVGPLGKQGDRGDAGTQGPAGPPGPAGARGMAGPQGPRGDKGEAGEAGERGQKGHRGFTGLQGLPGPPGPSGDSGPGGPAGPSGAKGPPGPAGPAGKDGNNGQPGPIGPPGPRGRSGESGPAGPPGNPGPPGPPGPPGPGIDMSAFAGLGQVEKGPDPLRYMRADEASSSARQHDIEVDSTLKSIINQIDNLRSPDGSQKNPARTCRDLKLCHPEWKSGEYWVDPNIGSTADAIKVFCNMETGETCVYPSIAKVPKKNWWTSQSKGNKHVWFGETMNGGFHFNYAQEGPAGVAASVQLTFLRLLSNEASQNVTYHCKNSMAYLDQASGNLKKALLLQGYNEVEIRAEGNSRFTYNVLEDGCKTHTGQWGKTVFEYKTQKTSRLPITDIAPLDIGGADQEFGVDVGPVCFI; this is encoded by the exons ATGTTCAGCTTTGTGGACTCAAGGACTGTTCTGCTACTTGTAGCATCCCAAGTTGTTTTACTATCCGTGGTCAGATGTCAGGAAGAGGACGACC AGGAGTCAGGGGGTTGCATCCAGGATGGCCAGCTGTATAATGATAAGGATGTGTGGAAGCCAGAGCCGTGtcgtatctgtgtgtgtgacagcgGAGCAGTTCTGTGTGATGAGATAATCTGCGAGGAGATCAAAGAGTGTGCCAACCCTATCATCCCATCTGGAGAGTGCTGTCCCATCTGCCCTGCTGATACCAGTGCCCCCTTTg AAACAATTGGTGCTAAG GGCCAGAAAGGAGAACCAGGAGACATTGCAGAT GTTGTAGGACCAAGAGGACCACCAGGCCCTATG ggCCCCCCAGGTGAGCAGGGACCACGAGGAGAAGCTGGCGCTAAAGGTGATAAG GGAAATCCTGGACCTCGAGGAAGAGATGGTGAGCCTGGCACCCCCGGAAACCCCGGCCCACCTGGCCCACCTGGACCTCCAGGACTTGGAGGG AACTTTGCTGCTCAGATGGCTCAGGGTTTTGATGAGAAGGCTGGAGGAGCTCAAATGGGTGTGATGCAGGGACCAATG GGTCCTATGGGTCCTCGGGGTCCTCCTGGGCCTAGCGGAGCTCCT GGGCCACAAGGTTTCCAAGGGCCCCCCGGAGAGGCTGGAGAGCCCGGTCCTGCT GGACCTATGGGACCTCGTGGACCACCTGGACCTTCAGGAAAACCAGGAAGTGAT GGTGAATCTGGCAAACCTGGCAAACCTGGTGAGCGTGGACCTGCAGGGCCTCAG ggAGCTCGTGGGTTCCCTGGAACTCCTGGACTTCCTGGCATCAAAGGACACAGA GGTCACCCTGGTCTAGATGGAGCTAAAGGAGAGACCGGTGCTGCAGGAGCCAAG GGTGAGGCTGGTGCTCCTGGAGAGAACGGTGCCCCTGGATCCATG GGTCCTCGTGGTCTGCCTGGTGAGAGAGGACGTCCTGGAGCTGCTGGAGCCGCA GGTGCCCGTGGAAATGATGGCTTGCCTGGCCCTGCCGGTCCACCT GGACCAGTGGGTCCTGCTGGAGCTCCCGGTTTTCCAGGATCTCCAGGAGCAAAG GGAGAAGCTGGTCCTACTGGTGGCCGTGGTTCTGAAGGACCCCAGGGGCCACGTGGAGAGGCTGGTACCCCAGGATCGCCCGGACCTGCTGGAGCATCG GGTAACCCTGGTACTGATGGTATTCCCGGAGCTAAAGGATCTGCT GGTGCTCCTGGTATTGCTGGTGCTCCTGGATTCCCCGGCCCCCGTGGCCCACCTGGACCTCAGGGAGCAACAGGACCTCTAGGGCCCAAAGGACAGGCT GGAGACCCAGGTCTTCCTGGATTCAAAGGTGAAGCTGGACCGAAGGGAGAGCTT GGCCCTATTGGTCCTCTAGGTCCCCCTGGCCCTCCAGGGGAAGAAGGAAAGAGAGGTGCCAGGGGAGAGCCTGGAGGTGCTGGACCAATTGGACCTCCTGGAGAGAGA GGAGCCCCTGGAAACCGTGGTTTCCCTGGACAGGATGGTCTTGCTGGTGCAAAG ggtGTCCCTGGAGACCGTGGTGTTCCTGGTGCCCCTGGGGCTAAAGGCGCTACTGGAGAACCTGGACGTACAGGAGAGTCTGGTCTCCCTGGAGCCAGA GGTCTTACTGGTCGTCCTGGAGATGCTGGTCCTCAAGGCAAAGTTGGACCTGCT GGTACCCCTGGTGATGATGGTCGCCCTGGCCCACCTGGTCCTCAGGGAGCCCGTGGTCAGCCAGGAGTGATGGGATTCCCTGGACCAAAGGGAGCCAAT GGTGAGCCTGGAAAGCCTGGAGAGAAGGGACTGGTGGGTCGCCCAGGTCTGAGA GGTCTGCCCGGAAAAGATGGAGAGACTGGTCCTGCTGGCCCTAATGGGCCTGCT GGACCTgctggagagagaggagaacaaGGACCTCCTGGACCTCCTGGCTTCCAG GGTCTACCTGGACCATCTGGTGCCCCAGGAGAGGCTGGAAAACCTGGAGAGCCG GGTCTTCCTGGAGAGGGCGGAGCTCCTGGTGCTGTTGGACCCAGA GGCGAACGTGGTTTCCCTGGTGAGAGAGGTGGTGCAGGACCCCAGGGTCTTCAGGGACCTCGTGGACTTCCTGGAACACCAGGCAGCGATGGACCCAAG GGAGCTATTGGACCAGCTGGCTCTCCTGGAACCCAGGGACCCCCAGGCCTGCAAGGTATGCcaggagagagaggagctgCTGGTATCACAGGACCCAAGGGAGACAGA GGTGACAATGGTGCAAAAGGAACTGAGGGTGCTCCTGGAAAGGATGGTGCTAGA GGTTTGACTGGTCCTATTGGTCCTCCTGGCCCAGCTGGACCCAATGGTGCCAAG GGTGAGACTGGACCTACTGGGCCTGTTGGTGTTACTGGTGCTCGTGGTGCTCCT GGTGACCGTGGTGAGGTTGGTCCTCCTGGGCCTGCTGGTTTTGCCGGACCTCCT GGTGCTGATGGTCAGCCTGGTGCTAAGGGAGAGCTTGGTGAGCGTGGACTGAAAGGAGAGTCTGGTTCTCCTGGACCTCAGGGACCATCTGGTGCTCCTGGACCTGTG gGACCTACTGGTGTTCCTGGATCTAAAGGAGCACGTGGTGCTCAGGGACCTCCT GGTACCACAGGTTTCCCTGGTGCTGCTGGCAGAGTTGGACTTCCTGGTCCTAAT GGTAACCCTGGCCCTGTTGGTCCTCCTGGCCCCGGTGGTAAAGATGGACCAAAGGGTGTTCGTGGTGATGCCGGGCCTCCAGGAAGACCAGGAGATGCTGGGCTTCGTGGACCACCAGGCCTacagggagagaaaggagagcCTGGAGAGGAAGGGAAGCCT GGTGCTGAAGGGCCCTCAGGTCCCCAGGGTTTGGCTGGCTCCCGTGGTATTGTTGGTTTGCCTGGGCAGCGTGGAGAGAGAGGCTTCCCTGGTCTTCCTGGACCTTCT GGAGAGCCTGGTAAACAGGGTGCTCCTGGTTCTGGTGGTGACCGCGGACCTCCTGGACCAGTTGGGCCTCCTGGACTTAGTGGACCTGCTGGGGAGCCTGGTAGAGAG GGTACCCCTGGATCAGATGGACCCCCTGGTAGGGATGGATCTCCTGGACTCAAG GGAGAGCGAGGTAACACCGGTCCTGCTGGCGCTCCCGGAGCTCCTGGCCGCCCTGGTCCCCCTGGCCCTGTAGGACCCCTGGGCAAGCAGGGAGACAGAGGAGATGCT ggTACTCAAGGACCTGCAGGACCCCCAGGACCAGCTGGGGCTAGAGGAATGGCT GGACCCCAAGGACCACGTGGAGACAAAGGAGAAGCTGGAGAGGCTGGAGAGAGGGGGCAGAAGGGTCACCGTGGCTTCACTGGTCTGCAGGGTCTTCCCGGACCCCCT GGTCCCTCTGGAGATTCTGGACCTGGCGGACCTGCAGGACCAAGCGGCGCTAAG GGACCCCCTGGACCAGCCGGACCTGCTGGCAAAGATGGAAATAATGGACAGCCCGGCCCCATTGGACCTCCTGGACCTCGTGGACGCTCTGGAGAATCTGGTCCTGCT GGTCCTCCTGGTAATCCCGGACCCCCTGGTCCTCCCGGGCCACCTGGCCCTGGGATCGACATGTCTGCTTTTGCTGGCCTGGGTCAGGTGGAGAAGGGCCCCGATCCTCTCAGGTACATGAGGGCTGATGAGGCATCCAGCTCTGCGAGGCAGCATGACATTGAGGTCGATTCAACACTAAAGTCCATCATCAACCAGATTGATAACCTGCGAAGCCCTGACGGCTCACAGAAGAATCCCGCTCGCACCTGCAGAGACCTCAAACTGTGCCATCCTGAGTGGAAGAGCG GTGAGTACTGGGTTGATCCTAACATTGGCAGCACAGCAGATGCCATCAAGGTCTTCTGTAACATGGAGACCGGCGAGACCTGTGTCTATCCAAGCATCGCCAAGGTACCAAAGAAGAACTGGTGGACGAGCCAGAGCAAGGGAAACAAACACGTCTGGTTCGGAGAGACAATGAATGGAGGGTTCCAT TTCAACTACGCTCAGGAAGGCCCTGCTGGCGTCGCTGCCAGCGTCCAGCTGACCTTCTTGAGGCTTCTGTCCAATGAGGCATCCCAGAACGTCACTTACCACTGCAAGAACAGCATGGCCTACCTGGACCAGGCCAGCGGCAACCTGAAGAAGGCTCTGCTGCTACAGGGTTACAATGAGGTGGAGATCCGTGCAGAGGGCAACAGTCGGTTCACTTACAATGTGTTGGAGGATGGCTGCAAG ACACATACAGGCCAGTGGGGCAAGACTGTCTTTGagtacaaaacacagaaaacctcCCGTCTGCCAATCACGGACATTGCTCCTTTGGACATCGGAGGAGCAGATCAGGAGTTCGGAGTGGATGTAGGCCCAGTCTGCTTTATCTAA
- the LOC100702507 gene encoding collagen alpha-1(II) chain isoform X2: protein MFSFVDSRTVLLLVASQVVLLSVVRCQEEDDQTIGAKGQKGEPGDIADVVGPRGPPGPMGPPGEQGPRGEAGAKGDKGNPGPRGRDGEPGTPGNPGPPGPPGPPGLGGNFAAQMAQGFDEKAGGAQMGVMQGPMGPMGPRGPPGPSGAPGPQGFQGPPGEAGEPGPAGPMGPRGPPGPSGKPGSDGESGKPGKPGERGPAGPQGARGFPGTPGLPGIKGHRGHPGLDGAKGETGAAGAKGEAGAPGENGAPGSMGPRGLPGERGRPGAAGAAGARGNDGLPGPAGPPGPVGPAGAPGFPGSPGAKGEAGPTGGRGSEGPQGPRGEAGTPGSPGPAGASGNPGTDGIPGAKGSAGAPGIAGAPGFPGPRGPPGPQGATGPLGPKGQAGDPGLPGFKGEAGPKGELGPIGPLGPPGPPGEEGKRGARGEPGGAGPIGPPGERGAPGNRGFPGQDGLAGAKGVPGDRGVPGAPGAKGATGEPGRTGESGLPGARGLTGRPGDAGPQGKVGPAGTPGDDGRPGPPGPQGARGQPGVMGFPGPKGANGEPGKPGEKGLVGRPGLRGLPGKDGETGPAGPNGPAGPAGERGEQGPPGPPGFQGLPGPSGAPGEAGKPGEPGLPGEGGAPGAVGPRGERGFPGERGGAGPQGLQGPRGLPGTPGSDGPKGAIGPAGSPGTQGPPGLQGMPGERGAAGITGPKGDRGDNGAKGTEGAPGKDGARGLTGPIGPPGPAGPNGAKGETGPTGPVGVTGARGAPGDRGEVGPPGPAGFAGPPGADGQPGAKGELGERGLKGESGSPGPQGPSGAPGPVGPTGVPGSKGARGAQGPPGTTGFPGAAGRVGLPGPNGNPGPVGPPGPGGKDGPKGVRGDAGPPGRPGDAGLRGPPGLQGEKGEPGEEGKPGAEGPSGPQGLAGSRGIVGLPGQRGERGFPGLPGPSGEPGKQGAPGSGGDRGPPGPVGPPGLSGPAGEPGREGTPGSDGPPGRDGSPGLKGERGNTGPAGAPGAPGRPGPPGPVGPLGKQGDRGDAGTQGPAGPPGPAGARGMAGPQGPRGDKGEAGEAGERGQKGHRGFTGLQGLPGPPGPSGDSGPGGPAGPSGAKGPPGPAGPAGKDGNNGQPGPIGPPGPRGRSGESGPAGPPGNPGPPGPPGPPGPGIDMSAFAGLGQVEKGPDPLRYMRADEASSSARQHDIEVDSTLKSIINQIDNLRSPDGSQKNPARTCRDLKLCHPEWKSGEYWVDPNIGSTADAIKVFCNMETGETCVYPSIAKVPKKNWWTSQSKGNKHVWFGETMNGGFHFNYAQEGPAGVAASVQLTFLRLLSNEASQNVTYHCKNSMAYLDQASGNLKKALLLQGYNEVEIRAEGNSRFTYNVLEDGCKTHTGQWGKTVFEYKTQKTSRLPITDIAPLDIGGADQEFGVDVGPVCFI from the exons ATGTTCAGCTTTGTGGACTCAAGGACTGTTCTGCTACTTGTAGCATCCCAAGTTGTTTTACTATCCGTGGTCAGATGTCAGGAAGAGGACGACC AAACAATTGGTGCTAAG GGCCAGAAAGGAGAACCAGGAGACATTGCAGAT GTTGTAGGACCAAGAGGACCACCAGGCCCTATG ggCCCCCCAGGTGAGCAGGGACCACGAGGAGAAGCTGGCGCTAAAGGTGATAAG GGAAATCCTGGACCTCGAGGAAGAGATGGTGAGCCTGGCACCCCCGGAAACCCCGGCCCACCTGGCCCACCTGGACCTCCAGGACTTGGAGGG AACTTTGCTGCTCAGATGGCTCAGGGTTTTGATGAGAAGGCTGGAGGAGCTCAAATGGGTGTGATGCAGGGACCAATG GGTCCTATGGGTCCTCGGGGTCCTCCTGGGCCTAGCGGAGCTCCT GGGCCACAAGGTTTCCAAGGGCCCCCCGGAGAGGCTGGAGAGCCCGGTCCTGCT GGACCTATGGGACCTCGTGGACCACCTGGACCTTCAGGAAAACCAGGAAGTGAT GGTGAATCTGGCAAACCTGGCAAACCTGGTGAGCGTGGACCTGCAGGGCCTCAG ggAGCTCGTGGGTTCCCTGGAACTCCTGGACTTCCTGGCATCAAAGGACACAGA GGTCACCCTGGTCTAGATGGAGCTAAAGGAGAGACCGGTGCTGCAGGAGCCAAG GGTGAGGCTGGTGCTCCTGGAGAGAACGGTGCCCCTGGATCCATG GGTCCTCGTGGTCTGCCTGGTGAGAGAGGACGTCCTGGAGCTGCTGGAGCCGCA GGTGCCCGTGGAAATGATGGCTTGCCTGGCCCTGCCGGTCCACCT GGACCAGTGGGTCCTGCTGGAGCTCCCGGTTTTCCAGGATCTCCAGGAGCAAAG GGAGAAGCTGGTCCTACTGGTGGCCGTGGTTCTGAAGGACCCCAGGGGCCACGTGGAGAGGCTGGTACCCCAGGATCGCCCGGACCTGCTGGAGCATCG GGTAACCCTGGTACTGATGGTATTCCCGGAGCTAAAGGATCTGCT GGTGCTCCTGGTATTGCTGGTGCTCCTGGATTCCCCGGCCCCCGTGGCCCACCTGGACCTCAGGGAGCAACAGGACCTCTAGGGCCCAAAGGACAGGCT GGAGACCCAGGTCTTCCTGGATTCAAAGGTGAAGCTGGACCGAAGGGAGAGCTT GGCCCTATTGGTCCTCTAGGTCCCCCTGGCCCTCCAGGGGAAGAAGGAAAGAGAGGTGCCAGGGGAGAGCCTGGAGGTGCTGGACCAATTGGACCTCCTGGAGAGAGA GGAGCCCCTGGAAACCGTGGTTTCCCTGGACAGGATGGTCTTGCTGGTGCAAAG ggtGTCCCTGGAGACCGTGGTGTTCCTGGTGCCCCTGGGGCTAAAGGCGCTACTGGAGAACCTGGACGTACAGGAGAGTCTGGTCTCCCTGGAGCCAGA GGTCTTACTGGTCGTCCTGGAGATGCTGGTCCTCAAGGCAAAGTTGGACCTGCT GGTACCCCTGGTGATGATGGTCGCCCTGGCCCACCTGGTCCTCAGGGAGCCCGTGGTCAGCCAGGAGTGATGGGATTCCCTGGACCAAAGGGAGCCAAT GGTGAGCCTGGAAAGCCTGGAGAGAAGGGACTGGTGGGTCGCCCAGGTCTGAGA GGTCTGCCCGGAAAAGATGGAGAGACTGGTCCTGCTGGCCCTAATGGGCCTGCT GGACCTgctggagagagaggagaacaaGGACCTCCTGGACCTCCTGGCTTCCAG GGTCTACCTGGACCATCTGGTGCCCCAGGAGAGGCTGGAAAACCTGGAGAGCCG GGTCTTCCTGGAGAGGGCGGAGCTCCTGGTGCTGTTGGACCCAGA GGCGAACGTGGTTTCCCTGGTGAGAGAGGTGGTGCAGGACCCCAGGGTCTTCAGGGACCTCGTGGACTTCCTGGAACACCAGGCAGCGATGGACCCAAG GGAGCTATTGGACCAGCTGGCTCTCCTGGAACCCAGGGACCCCCAGGCCTGCAAGGTATGCcaggagagagaggagctgCTGGTATCACAGGACCCAAGGGAGACAGA GGTGACAATGGTGCAAAAGGAACTGAGGGTGCTCCTGGAAAGGATGGTGCTAGA GGTTTGACTGGTCCTATTGGTCCTCCTGGCCCAGCTGGACCCAATGGTGCCAAG GGTGAGACTGGACCTACTGGGCCTGTTGGTGTTACTGGTGCTCGTGGTGCTCCT GGTGACCGTGGTGAGGTTGGTCCTCCTGGGCCTGCTGGTTTTGCCGGACCTCCT GGTGCTGATGGTCAGCCTGGTGCTAAGGGAGAGCTTGGTGAGCGTGGACTGAAAGGAGAGTCTGGTTCTCCTGGACCTCAGGGACCATCTGGTGCTCCTGGACCTGTG gGACCTACTGGTGTTCCTGGATCTAAAGGAGCACGTGGTGCTCAGGGACCTCCT GGTACCACAGGTTTCCCTGGTGCTGCTGGCAGAGTTGGACTTCCTGGTCCTAAT GGTAACCCTGGCCCTGTTGGTCCTCCTGGCCCCGGTGGTAAAGATGGACCAAAGGGTGTTCGTGGTGATGCCGGGCCTCCAGGAAGACCAGGAGATGCTGGGCTTCGTGGACCACCAGGCCTacagggagagaaaggagagcCTGGAGAGGAAGGGAAGCCT GGTGCTGAAGGGCCCTCAGGTCCCCAGGGTTTGGCTGGCTCCCGTGGTATTGTTGGTTTGCCTGGGCAGCGTGGAGAGAGAGGCTTCCCTGGTCTTCCTGGACCTTCT GGAGAGCCTGGTAAACAGGGTGCTCCTGGTTCTGGTGGTGACCGCGGACCTCCTGGACCAGTTGGGCCTCCTGGACTTAGTGGACCTGCTGGGGAGCCTGGTAGAGAG GGTACCCCTGGATCAGATGGACCCCCTGGTAGGGATGGATCTCCTGGACTCAAG GGAGAGCGAGGTAACACCGGTCCTGCTGGCGCTCCCGGAGCTCCTGGCCGCCCTGGTCCCCCTGGCCCTGTAGGACCCCTGGGCAAGCAGGGAGACAGAGGAGATGCT ggTACTCAAGGACCTGCAGGACCCCCAGGACCAGCTGGGGCTAGAGGAATGGCT GGACCCCAAGGACCACGTGGAGACAAAGGAGAAGCTGGAGAGGCTGGAGAGAGGGGGCAGAAGGGTCACCGTGGCTTCACTGGTCTGCAGGGTCTTCCCGGACCCCCT GGTCCCTCTGGAGATTCTGGACCTGGCGGACCTGCAGGACCAAGCGGCGCTAAG GGACCCCCTGGACCAGCCGGACCTGCTGGCAAAGATGGAAATAATGGACAGCCCGGCCCCATTGGACCTCCTGGACCTCGTGGACGCTCTGGAGAATCTGGTCCTGCT GGTCCTCCTGGTAATCCCGGACCCCCTGGTCCTCCCGGGCCACCTGGCCCTGGGATCGACATGTCTGCTTTTGCTGGCCTGGGTCAGGTGGAGAAGGGCCCCGATCCTCTCAGGTACATGAGGGCTGATGAGGCATCCAGCTCTGCGAGGCAGCATGACATTGAGGTCGATTCAACACTAAAGTCCATCATCAACCAGATTGATAACCTGCGAAGCCCTGACGGCTCACAGAAGAATCCCGCTCGCACCTGCAGAGACCTCAAACTGTGCCATCCTGAGTGGAAGAGCG GTGAGTACTGGGTTGATCCTAACATTGGCAGCACAGCAGATGCCATCAAGGTCTTCTGTAACATGGAGACCGGCGAGACCTGTGTCTATCCAAGCATCGCCAAGGTACCAAAGAAGAACTGGTGGACGAGCCAGAGCAAGGGAAACAAACACGTCTGGTTCGGAGAGACAATGAATGGAGGGTTCCAT TTCAACTACGCTCAGGAAGGCCCTGCTGGCGTCGCTGCCAGCGTCCAGCTGACCTTCTTGAGGCTTCTGTCCAATGAGGCATCCCAGAACGTCACTTACCACTGCAAGAACAGCATGGCCTACCTGGACCAGGCCAGCGGCAACCTGAAGAAGGCTCTGCTGCTACAGGGTTACAATGAGGTGGAGATCCGTGCAGAGGGCAACAGTCGGTTCACTTACAATGTGTTGGAGGATGGCTGCAAG ACACATACAGGCCAGTGGGGCAAGACTGTCTTTGagtacaaaacacagaaaacctcCCGTCTGCCAATCACGGACATTGCTCCTTTGGACATCGGAGGAGCAGATCAGGAGTTCGGAGTGGATGTAGGCCCAGTCTGCTTTATCTAA